The Alcaligenes aquatilis genome contains the following window.
AATTGGTTTTCAGAATACTGAACTCTCCTTGTCAGGAGGTAAGGATTCAAGAGCTGTTTTGTCATTGGGAATTGACTCTATTTCTGATTTGGCAATTAGAACAAATCCGAGATTTGAGGATGGTGGCAGCTTTCAGTCTGATGTTATCGATCGTGATTTTGATATCGCGCTAGATATTGTTTCTCATTATGATCTTCAATGGGCTGGTTCTCGTTCTTTTCTGGTTGAGCCGATTGATTTTAATCAGGCATTGAATCACTATAGGTTTTTTAGGTCTTCTAATTATTTCCGTACTAATTTCAGTAGATACTGCACTTCGACTACCCATAATGGAAATTATGTCGAGTTAGTTGGAGGGTGTGGCGAGGTTTTAAGAGGGTTTTGGGCTGAGTATTTTAAAAAAATTAATTATGGTTCTAAGATTGAGTCAGAAAGATTAAATAAGCGGAAGTGCGGGTATTATGTTTTTTCGGCGCTGGTTAATAAACGGCCGGAGTTGAAGTCTTACTATGAAGACTCCATTTCTTGGTTTATGGACGAAATGGCGGGTATTGAGGGTGAGGATTTTTTTGATTCTATAGATAATCATTATTTTCTTCATAGAAATCGCTATCATTTTGGAAATTATAGAGATTCATGGAGGTCCGGTAAACTTCTTTATTACCCTCTTGGTAGAAAAGAGTTTTTCCAGGCATCAAAAATGATAGGCAGTGATTTAAAATCTCAAGGGAAGGTTGTTTTTGATATTATAGGGAATAATAAAATGGATTTACATAGGTTCCCTTATGAGTCTCCTTTTGGTTTTTCGTACGATACGCCTCCTGATGGTTTGGTGAAGATGTCGGAAAAAATTTCAAAAATAAGAAAAGATGATTTTTTAGAAAAGCTACAATTAAAAAAGGAACTAAATAAAGATATTTATAAGGAGCCTTCTTTTGATTTGAAGAAAAATTTGTCTAAGAAATTTAAAGAAAATATTGAGATCTGTAGATCTGATGATCGTTTAAGTGTTTTTCTGGATGGTTTTTTGGCTGGTTTTGATTCTGATTTGTGGACGGGTAAGGATATAAAGCTATTTACAAAAATTGATTCTCTGTCTCTAGTGGTTGGGGATGAGTCTGTTAATTACTCGATGCTGGATTTATAGCGAAGCAATTTTTTCTGTGAAAGATCTACGTTGTTTATTCTTAGTAGGGTGTAAATGACGCTGGCATAGTAAGAGGATTTTTTAAGGATTTCTTGACATTGAGTTGGGATCGTTATGCGTTCTTTACAGTAGATACTGAAGCCCTTTCGAGGCGCGCAGTGGATCAACATGTCCAACGCCTGGTCTGGGGCGAGCACCCCACCGGAACTGCTGGAATTCGTGAAATGTGCTCTATTGGCGATGAGTTCGGCGCCAAGCATGTGTTCTTTGTGGACTTATGCGCCACGCTTACACAGCAATCTGAGATGTTGGAAGCGGTTCGCTGGCTGGATCAACAAGGTCAGGATGTGCAGCTACATGCCCATCCTGAAACCTTGCCCAAGTCTTTCTGGGTGGACCACGGTTTGGACCATCGTCCAGCTTTAATGAATGAGTACAAAGACCAAGCCCGCGCCGAATTCGTCTTCCGACACTTCGGCAAGCTGATCTCTGACGTCACTGGCAAACCCATCCTTGCCCATCGCGCCGGTTCTTTCCGCTGGAATGCCCTCACAATCCGTGCCTTGCAGGCAGTCGGTATTCCCTTGTCGTTCAACCAGTCCATGCGGGCCGCCTTGTTGAAGCGCTGTCCAACAGGCCAGCCTGATTGCTTGCCTTACGCCTGGTCCAACGGCACGATTGAAGTCCCGGTAACAGAGCGCTTTAGCCCTGGTGTGTTGGATGCCAAACCGGACCGCTGGTCCAGTCTGACCTACCCGGAGTCTTCTTATTTTCAATATGGTTCACGGCCTACGACTTTCTGGAAGGATCCTCTGTGGTCTTTACCCAAAGTCTCGGTGGTGTTGATGCATTCTTGGTCTTTGCTGGATTTGGATGAAAATGGCCATTTCCAGTACACCAACGACCGTCTGCTGGAGGGCTACCGCCTGTTCTTGCAACGAGTTGTTAAGGACTACGACGTGATCACCACAGCAGATTTTTTGGATCTGCAGGCGCGGGGTAAAATCCGTCTTTCGCGAACAGTTAACTTAGAGCAGGTAGAAACACAGGTATGAGGGATCGCTACGCAATGATTACGGTCGATACAGAGGCACTGCCCAAGCGCGCCTCTGACGATCACGTTAATCGTCTGATCTGGGGGCGATTTCCAAGAGGTACGGCCGGGGTGGCCGAGATGTGCAAGATCGGTGACGAGTTCGGCGTCAAGCATGTGTTCTTTACGGACTTGTGCGGGGCTTACTCGCGTCTGGATGAGCTGAAAGAGGTTGTGCGCTGGCTGGATGAACAAGGCCAGGATGTGCAACTGCACACGCACCCGGAGTACTTGCCCGACAGCTTCTGGAAAGAGCATGGTTTGTCGAACCGTCCACAGTACATGAACCAGTACACCGAGCAGGCTCGTGCCGAGTTCGTGTTCAAGCACTTTGCGGGTTTGATGTCCGAGGTAACAGGCAAGCCGGTTCTAGCGCATCGTGCCGGGTCGTTTCGCTGGAACGCAGACACGATTCGTGCTTTGAAGGCAGTGGGTATTCCTTTGTCCTTCAACAATTCTGTATGCGCCGTGCATAACAATCAGTGCATTTATAGCAAACCCACGAACAAGCCTTTTACTTGGTCCAATGGCGTGATTGAGGTGCCTATGACCGAGAAACGGATTCTAGGTAAGGTAGGCAAGCCGGAGTGGTGGGCTCGCCTTACTTACCCAGAGTCCAGCTATTTCCGCTTCCGTCCCTGGTGGGGGCAGCTGCTGTTGAATACCCTTAGCGGCAACCCTTCCTTTGCTGTCTTTCTGCTGCACTCCTGGTCCTTGCTGTTCTGGGACGAGAACGGCTTGGGAGAATATCGTGACGATAGCCGCATGGAAGGCTATCGCAAGCTGCTGGCCCGTCTGACTAAAGATTATGACGTGATTACGACGGCAGAGTTTCTGGACTTGAAGGCTCGCGGAAAAATTGTTGTGCCTGATACGGTGGACTTGTCGCTGGCAGAGCTTCAAGCAGAACCGGATAATAAAATTCAGAAAAAGGCTTGAGGGAAATGCTCTTTAAGTTATGGCGTGGGCTGTTGCGTGAGCCTTGGATGGCTCTGAGCCGGCGTTTGACCTTGTTTACGGTGCGTCGGCAAACCCGGCGCGGTCAGCGCCGTGAGACACCTTATGAGCCTGTGCCAGGACGTGTGCTGTATGTGCCGGCTAGTGCCTTGCCGTATCACATCAGCGGCTACACCACCCGTACCCACGAGATTATCCGCGCCATGCAGGCGGCAGGTGGGGATATCTGTGTGCTGACACGCCCAGGTTATCCATGGGATCGTAAAGACAGATTGGTGGATGCCGAGCAAGATGAAACCCTGGTGGATGGGGTGCGATATGCGCATGCTCGCAATCCTTCCAACAAGCGCCCCGTGATGCAGTTCGCCATCGAAGCTGCCGCCTCCATCGCCCAGGAAGCCATCAAGCAGCGCGTCGCCGTCATCCATGCTGCTTCTAACCACGTCAATGCCTTGCCGGCCTTGATTGCTGCGCGTCAGTTGGGCATTCCGTTTCAATATGAAATGCGTGGCTTATGGGAGTTGAGCCGGGCCTCCCGTATGCCGGAGTTCCGGGACTCTCAAGGTTTCAAGCAGGGGCTGGAGCTGGAAGGTCTGGTTGCCAGCCAGGCAGATCGTTTGTTTGTGATTTCCGAGCAGTTGGGCCAATACGCTTGCGAGCACTGGAACGTGGATCCTGCACGTATGGGGCTGATGCCCAATTGCGTGGACCCCTCGCGTTTTATTCCTGGCGATGCCCAGGATGTGCAGCCCAATACCATTGTCTACGCTGGTTCCCTGATTGTTTATGAGGGGCTGGATGTTTTGATCGACGCTGTGGCGGACCTGGTGGGCCGTGGCAAGGATGTAACCCTGACCATTATTGGAGATGGGGAGGCGCGCGCGCAGTTGCAGGCCCAGGTACAAAGTCTGGGTATGGAACAGCACGTGCTGTTTGCTGGTCGGGTCTCGCCTGAAGAGGCCCGTGCTTTGCAGGCCAAGGCTGCATTGGTATGTATTCCTCGTCGTCCTTTTGAAGTGTGTCGCATTGTGCCGCCCATCAAGTTGGTCGAGGCGATGGCGATGGGCAAGCCTGTTCTGGTGCCGGATTTGCCGGTGTTCAAGGATGAGGTTGGGTCGTGCCGTTCGGTACGCTTTTTTAAAGCAGGTGATGTGCAGGACTTGGCCCGTGTGCTGGATGAGGCGTTTCAGGTGGGGCCGGAGGTCTTGGCGCAGGACGGTGCCTTGGCACGTGAAGAAGCCTCGCAGCGCCGTAGTTGGGCGGACTTTGTGGTGCATGCTTTGCCGGTCGGGACTCACTCATGATTGGCCGCGCAATCCGGGCTTTGGGTGCTCGCATTTATACGCACCCCACCGTCAGCGAAGACGGCAAGCCTACAGGGCAGTTTGGGCGACTGAAAGTGGCCTTGGTCTCGGACTACTTCACGGCAGATTGCCTGTCAGCCGAATGCTCTATCCGTATTCTGAACCCGCGCAATTATGAGGAGGTCATCTCCTCCTGGAAGCCGGATCTGCTCTTTGTGGAGTCCGTGTTTCATGGCTTGGGTGGCGCGTGGCGTTACGAGCTGGCCAAGCAGTCGCGACTGATTCGTTTGCGTACGCCTCGCACGATTTACAAGCTGGTGCAGTTTGCTAAAGATCAGGGCGTGCCCACGGTGTTCTGGAACAAGGACGACGGGGCGTATTTTGAACACTTCATTGATGTAGCCAAGGCTTTTGATTATGTGTTCACCACCGATAGCGATTGCCTGCCGCGCTATCGCGCCCGCCTGAATCCTGATGTGCCCGTGAACACCTTGAGTATGCCGTATCAGCCTGCGTTTCATCATTTCACGGGCTTTGGGTTTACGCGCAAGGAAGGGTGTTTTACAGGCAGTTATTACCGCCGTATCCTGAGTGAACGTCGCCGTTTTCTGGACATGATTTTCGGGGCCTGTGAGGATGCTCAAATGCATCTGAATGCCTATGACAGAAATCACGACAGGCTGTCTCGGCATCTTGAGTTCCGCTTTCCTCGCTCGACGCATTTACAGGTGCATAGCCAGGTGCCGCACCGTGAGACCGGGCGTATCTACAAAGAGCATGTAATGTGTCTGAACGTGAATTCGGTCACGGACTCCGACACCATGTGCTCACGCCGCTTGCTGGAAATTCTGGCCAGCGGAGGTATTGCAGTGACTAACCCCGGTCGGGCGGTGGATCGTTATTTTCGTGATTTCTGCCACGTGGTGCATTCCCGTGAGCAGGCCAGTGAATTGTTTTCTCGTCTGCGCCAAGGCCCCTCTGCACAGGACTGCGAGCGTGCGGCGGCGGGGGCGGCTTATGTACGCCAGTTCCACACTTGGGAGCATCGCCTCCAGGAGTTGGCTGATGTGGTCGGCTTCTAGGGTGCGCTTGTTTCCATGATTGTGAGCATTTTTGCGTACCTGATTCAGGCGCTGTTCTTGCTGGTTGTCGGGGCCTTTGCCCTGTACGTAGTCTTGGAGCTACGGGTACTGTTGATCTCGCGCCGGGTGGAACGACGCAAGCTAAGTGAGCTGGTGCAAACGTCTGCGTCCGTGCAGCAAGACTGGTATCCCAAGGTCAGTGTTCTACTACCGATTTATAACGAGGCTGCCGTTGTCGAGCGTCTGATCGATGCGGCTTGTCGTCTGGATTACCCGGTATCTGCGCTGGAAATTCTGGTGCTGGACGACTCAACAGATAAGACGGCGCTGTTGGCCCAAAACAAGGTGAATCAACTGGCCAGTCAGGGTGTGCCGATTCGCCGCATTCAGCGTGCTGATCGTACGGGCTATAAGGCCGGGAATCTGGTGCATGGCATTCAGCATTCCCAGGGCGAGTTTTTTGCGATCTTCGATGCAGATTTTTTGCCGCCCGCTGATTTTTTGCAAAGAACCATTCCGCCTTTCAAGGACGCGAAGCTGGGTTTTTTGCAGACAGGTATTGGTTATGAAAACCGCGACCATTCTTTCCTGACCCGCTTTCAGGCCATGGAAATGGGCCACCAGCAATATGTGACGGTGGGGCTGAGTGAAGACGGGGATATGGCCTCTTTAAGTGGCAGCTCCTGTGTCTGGCGGCGCGCTTGCGTGGAGGCACTGGGCGGCTGGAATGCCTCCACCATTACCGAGGACGTGGACCTGGGTTATCGGGCCCAGTTTGGGGATTGGAAGTACGCCTATCTGCGCGATGTGGTGTCCATGTCCACCTTGCCCGAGAACATCAGCGCCTTCCGTGTGCAGCGGGAGCGTTGGGGGCGAGGGCTGATACACAGCGCCTTCAAGCACCTGGGCCAGATGTGGCAGCAGGATATGCCCTTGATGAAGCGCATGCATGCCTTCTCCATGATGTTTTCATCGGTCATGCTGGCGTCTATTTACGCCTTGATTTTGTTAAGCCTGCCGCTGAATTATTTGCTGGATTTCGACCATGTGGTCTTGCTGTGGGGCGCACCGCTGTTCTTCTTGCTGGTCGCTGTCTGGGCCTTGAATAATGCCTTTGGGGCTCGCAAGGGCGCGCGTTTCGATGACAGGCCGGGTGTATTGGGCACTCTGTGGCATACCTACTTGTATGTCGCCATGTTCCCGCCCATGGCTTGGTATTATTTTGTCGGTGGCGTCCGAGCCGCCTTCAAGGTCTACGGGGAATTTAACCGCACGCCCAAAGGCGAGGGCGAGAAGGCAGCAAGACAGCCCCGCATCAATCTGTATTTGCTGATTGGTGAAGTGTTCACCTTCCTGTATTCCGCATTGGCTCTGTATGTGGCCATACGTATGGGCAACTACTTGTTGGTTCCCTTGAATGCGACGGTGTGTGTCGGTTTTGGCATGGTTTTGTACTGGTCCTTTCAAGAAAGGAGAGCGCGTGGGCGTAGCTGAACCCGCAGGGCAGGAGCGAATTCTGATTACCGGAGCTACCAGTGCTATTGGTGGCGAGCTGGCGCTTCACTATGCCAAGCCCGGTACAGAGCTGACTTTGCATGGTCGCAATGCTGCGATTCTGGAGCCTTTGGCCGAGCGCTGCCGGCTAGCGGGCGCGCAGGTAAAGACGTATCAGTTGGATTTGCGTGATCTGGATGCCTTGCATGCCTGCTTGTCGCAATGTGCCGCGTTTGATCTTGTCATCGTGAATGCGGGCATGAATATTCATGTTGGCCCCAATGGCGAGCCGGAGGCCTGGGAAGATACCGAGCTGCTGCTGGATATCAATGTGAAGGCTTCGCTGCGAGTCGTGCAATCGGTGCTGCCTGCCATGCGGGCGAGAGGGCGCGGACAGATCGCTTTGATGAGTTCCTTGGCGGCCTATTTTGGTTTGCCAACGACACCGTCCTATAGCGCCAGCAAGGCAGCTGTCAAAGCCTATGGCGAAGGCCTGCGTGGCTGGTTGGCGCCGGAGGGGATCAAGGTCAATGTGGTGATGCCAGGCTACGTTAGCTCGCCCATGTGCGATGCCATGCCGGGCCCTAAACCGTTCTTGTGGACTCCGAACAAAGCGGCTCGTCGTATTGCCCGTGGTCTCAAAGCCAATAAAGCGCGCATCAGCTTTCCGTTTCCATTGAATCTGGGTTGCTGGTTTCTGGCCGTGCTGCCCGCTCGGGTGTCCGTCTTTATTCTGAGCAAGATCGGTTATGACGCTTGAGCCGGGATTCTGGACTGCAATCCTGGCTGCGTTGTCGGGGCTGGCTCTGACAGTGGGGCTGGAGCGCTTTTTGCAAACGGCAGCCCGCTGGCGTCGTCCTGCAGCGGCCTGGGCTTTGCATATGGGGCTGTATGGCCTGGCGTATGTCGTACTGGTTTTTGTGCTGGGGCGGCCTATCTTTGCCACGGCCTTGCTGTGCGCGTTTTTCCTGCTGCTGGTTGTGGTCAGCAATGCCAAGTTCAAGGCATTGCGTGAAGCCTTTGTGTTTCAGGATTACGAATATTTTACGGATGCGATCCGTCACCCTCGGCTTTATATTCCTTTTCTGGGATGGGGCAAATTCTTTTTGGCGGCAGCGGGTTTTATTGCTGCCCTGACGATTGGTTTATGGCTGGAAGCCGTGCCCGCCTTGCGGGCGGCCTGGACAGGGCAATGGGGCGCCTTGGCGTTGCTTGCTGCGCTTAGCCTGGGTTTGTTGCTGTGGGGCAATAGGGCGCGTTTGATGGTGCAGATTGCACCGGAGCAGGACGTGCAAGCCCTGGGGCTGTTAGCCAGCTTCTGGCGTTATTGGCAGCAAGGCCGAGAACGTCCAAGTTTGTCTTCCCCTTTTGAAAATGCAGCTCCGAAGACTACGTCTGTTCTGACCAGTGCTGATGCTTTGGCTGATCTGCCTCATCTGGTTTCCGTGCAAAGCGAGTCTTTCTTTGATGCCCGGCGAATTTCTGACAGGATTCGGCCAGAGATTCTGGCGGAGTTTGATCGCTTCAAATCCGAAGCAGTTGCCAGCGGATATCTGCAGGTTCCCGCCTGGGGAGCCAACACGGTGCGCTCGGAGTTTTCCTTCTTAAGCGGTATAGAAAACCGTGCGTTGGGTGTGCACCGCTTTAATCCTTATCGCGCAGTATGCGCGGGATGGTCCGTGGCGACTTTGGCTTCCTGGTTGAAGCAGCAGGGTTACCGCACGATCTGCATTCACCCTTATCCCGCCAGCTTTTACCAACGCCATCGCGTGTTTCCACTATTTGGCTTTGACGAGTTTCTGGACATCAAGGCCTTTGCCGATGTAGAGCGTACAGGCCCTTATATCGGCGATCTGGCGGTGGCGGAGAAAGTTGCCAGTGTGCTGGAGCAGGCCACAGGGCCGGTATTCATTCACGTGATTACGATGGAGAACCACGGGCCTTTGCACTTGGAAAAAGTTGCAGCGGGGGATATCCAGGCCTTGTATCAGCAAGCCCCCCCGCCAGGCTGCGAGGATCTGACGATTTACTTGCGTCATATCCGTAATGCTGATGCCATGCTGACCCGTCTGCGCGGGGCCTTGAGCTCTTCAGATAGGCCAACCAGCCTGTGCTGGTATGGTGACCACGTTCCCATCATGCCCTCGGTCTACGCAGCTCTGGGGACGCCGTGTGGGGATGTGGATTACTTTATCTGGAACTCCACTGGAGGTCAGACAAAAACGCCGCATCGGGATGCGGCGATTCATGACCTGGCGCGGGAGTGGATGTGCTCAAGTGGGGTGATGTTTAGGCAAGCGTTGTAAGCGCCGGCCTGGATTCAAGCTTTGAAAACGTCTATCCAATGCCGAGTAGACGCATCATGCTCAGCAGAGGTTTCTTTCTCTCCCGACAGTTCCTGCAAAATCCCGTTCGCCAATACTTTCCCGTACTCCACCCCCCATTGGTCAAAGGGGTTGATCCCCCAGATCAAGGCCTGCACAAAAATCTTGTGCTCATACAAGGCCAGCAGGGCGCCTAGCGAGAAGGGATTCAGGCGGGGCAATACGATCAGCGTGTTGGGGCGTCCGCCCGAGTGCACGCGGTGGTGGGCCAGTTTGGATGCCTGTTCGCCCAGACCTTGTTTTTCGCATTCGGCCAAGGCTTGCTCATAGGTCTTGCCGCGCATCAGGGCTTCGCGTTGGGCCAGGCAGTTCGCCAGCAGCAGATTATGGTGCTCGGCCTGATTGTGATCCGCCTGCTGGCACACAATAAAGTCCACTGGAGCGCCATCGCTGCCTTGGTGCAGCCATTGGTAGAAGGTGTGTTGTGCGTCTGTTCCAGCCAGCCCCCAGACGGCGGCGCCGGTGGCTAAGCCAACGGGTTCGCCACTGGTGGTGACGGACTTGCCCAGAGACTCCATATCCAGTTGCTGTATATAGGGGACCAGGTTGCCCAGGCGGAAATCGTAGGGCGAGATATTCAATGAGCCATAGCCCAGCACACTTCGATTGACCACGCCGGCCAGTGCCATTTGTACGGGCACGTTGGTGGCGATGGGGGTTTCCTGAAAGTGTTGGTCCATCGCGGCAGCGCCGGACAGCATGCCAGCGACGACATCACTGCTGACGGCCAGGGCAGTGGTCAGGCTGACGGCAGACCATAGGGAAAAGCGGCCACCGACCCAATCCCAGAACTGGAAGATTTGTTTTTGTGGCACGCCCCAGTTGGAGGCAGTGTCAGGGCGGGCGGTGACGGCAACGATTTGCTCGTAGGGGTTGGCAACGCCAGCGGCTTGCAGCCATTCCAGGGCGCGCTGGCCGTTTTTGAGGGTTTCGGTTGTGGTGAAGGATTTGGAGGCGATCACGATCAAGGTGTCGTGAGGGTCCATGCCGGACAAGGCATGCTCCAGCGCATGGCCGTCGATGTTGGCCAGAAAGCGTACATTGCGCCAGCTGTGGCGATAGCCAAAGGCTGCCAGGGACAGGCGCACGCCCCAGTCGCTGCCACCAATACCAATATGAATGATGTTGCGCCAGCGGCGCTCGGAATCCGCTACGCGCACGAATTCGTTCATGCGCTCGCGTTCCTTGGCGACTTCCGCCGTGGGGGCGGGCGCACGCAGGGCGCTGTGCCAGGCGGCACGTTGTTCTGTGCTGTTGACGATGCCGCCGTTAAGCAGTTGTTGACGTGCCGTGTCGAAGTGGCGAGCCGCCAAAAGGGCGGCTCCTGCCGTCTGTAATTCTGGTGAATGCCGCTGTCCACTCAAGTCTACTTGCAGGCCTGCGGCCTTCAGGCAATGCAGGTCCAGCGCGTAATGGTCGGACCGGCGTGCTGCCTCGCAAAAACCGGCCCATTCTGGCAGACCGGGTAAAGGGGCAGCACAGGGAAGGTTTGGAGAGTTCACGGACATGGAGATTTAGCCTGCAGTAGACGAAACCGCCATTGTACGAGGCTTTATCGGGCTTGAGCGTCTGCCGGTAAGCGGGTTTGTCTTGGTGTTTACGAGTGCAGGGCGACCAGTTGATTCCCATCGTAGGGCAGTACCCATGCCCGTAAACTGGGGTCGCTTGCCAGAACCCGCGTAATCTCTTGTGGCGACATCCAGGAGAAGGCCGTGGACAGGGCGTCGGCAATGGTGGCATTTCTCGCTACGACAGAGACACTGCGATACAAAGGTCGGGCCTGACCATTGGCAGGGTTGAGCAGATGAGTAACAGTGCCATCGCGGCTAAGTGCCGTGCCTGATCCAGACGAGGTGCTGACCGCCTGATTGTGCACATCCAGTCGCAACAAGCTGACAGGCTCTGTTTGATCGCCTGCCAGGCCGACGCGCCAGGGACGATTACCCGGAGCCATACCCAGGCCACGTATCTCGCCCATATCAACCAGGGCGTGTTCCAGGCCTGCCTGCTTCAACTGCTCGGTGATGCGATCGGTAATGTAGCCTTGGGCAATCCCGTTCAGCGTCAAGGCCATGCCAGGACGTTGTAGTTCAATAGTGTCGTCTTGAATGTGAATGGCTTGGTGGTCAACCTGCTGCAGCGTTTGCTTGATCTGGGCAGCGTCGGGAATGGAAGCCGTGTCGCTGCGTTGAGCCGCTTGGCTATACAGATCCCAAAGCACCTGCACGGTCGGGTCAAAGGCCCCATCCGTGAGTTCACTAATGCGCTTTGACTCCAGCAGCAGTCGTGTCAGATCACCGGGAGCGTGCTTCAGATAGCCGTCGCGGTTCAAGCGGCGCAAGGCGCTGTCCTTTTGATACAGGCTGAAGATTCGCTCCAGACGTTGGACTTCGGACAGGGCCTGGTCTATCAGCAACTGTGCAAACGCGGGGTCGGGGTGATGGATATGCAGTTGTGCGTCCGCACCCAAGGCCACCCCTTGCCAGGAACTGAGCGGGGTAGTGGCCGCTTGCATCGCTTTGGCGGCCCATGGCACACCAGTCAGGGCGCTGGTCGTGGCTACAATGCCGATAAAACGACGACGGGAAACAGGAGTAGAAGTCATGGCAAGTACCTGGGATCAGGAAGATAAGCGTTTCAGGGCAGTGTGACCGCACCAAAGATGTAGTTCTCCGGCATGTCGGCAAAGCGAACCAGTTGGCCGCCATGTTGTTGCTGGAAGTCCTTGGCGGCCTGCTCCTGGCTAAAGGGCAGGGCATCGATAGTGCCCATGCCGCCGGTATAGCGGCTGTAGATCAGATACCAGGCCTCTTGTGCCGGTATCCAGGCTTGTTCGGGAAACAGGCCGTCCTGATCGCGCTGGGCCATGTCCTGGACATAGGTGGCGGCA
Protein-coding sequences here:
- a CDS encoding LTA synthase family protein, producing the protein MTLEPGFWTAILAALSGLALTVGLERFLQTAARWRRPAAAWALHMGLYGLAYVVLVFVLGRPIFATALLCAFFLLLVVVSNAKFKALREAFVFQDYEYFTDAIRHPRLYIPFLGWGKFFLAAAGFIAALTIGLWLEAVPALRAAWTGQWGALALLAALSLGLLLWGNRARLMVQIAPEQDVQALGLLASFWRYWQQGRERPSLSSPFENAAPKTTSVLTSADALADLPHLVSVQSESFFDARRISDRIRPEILAEFDRFKSEAVASGYLQVPAWGANTVRSEFSFLSGIENRALGVHRFNPYRAVCAGWSVATLASWLKQQGYRTICIHPYPASFYQRHRVFPLFGFDEFLDIKAFADVERTGPYIGDLAVAEKVASVLEQATGPVFIHVITMENHGPLHLEKVAAGDIQALYQQAPPPGCEDLTIYLRHIRNADAMLTRLRGALSSSDRPTSLCWYGDHVPIMPSVYAALGTPCGDVDYFIWNSTGGQTKTPHRDAAIHDLAREWMCSSGVMFRQAL
- a CDS encoding polysaccharide deacetylase, yielding MRDRYAMITVDTEALPKRASDDHVNRLIWGRFPRGTAGVAEMCKIGDEFGVKHVFFTDLCGAYSRLDELKEVVRWLDEQGQDVQLHTHPEYLPDSFWKEHGLSNRPQYMNQYTEQARAEFVFKHFAGLMSEVTGKPVLAHRAGSFRWNADTIRALKAVGIPLSFNNSVCAVHNNQCIYSKPTNKPFTWSNGVIEVPMTEKRILGKVGKPEWWARLTYPESSYFRFRPWWGQLLLNTLSGNPSFAVFLLHSWSLLFWDENGLGEYRDDSRMEGYRKLLARLTKDYDVITTAEFLDLKARGKIVVPDTVDLSLAELQAEPDNKIQKKA
- a CDS encoding glycosyltransferase produces the protein MLFKLWRGLLREPWMALSRRLTLFTVRRQTRRGQRRETPYEPVPGRVLYVPASALPYHISGYTTRTHEIIRAMQAAGGDICVLTRPGYPWDRKDRLVDAEQDETLVDGVRYAHARNPSNKRPVMQFAIEAAASIAQEAIKQRVAVIHAASNHVNALPALIAARQLGIPFQYEMRGLWELSRASRMPEFRDSQGFKQGLELEGLVASQADRLFVISEQLGQYACEHWNVDPARMGLMPNCVDPSRFIPGDAQDVQPNTIVYAGSLIVYEGLDVLIDAVADLVGRGKDVTLTIIGDGEARAQLQAQVQSLGMEQHVLFAGRVSPEEARALQAKAALVCIPRRPFEVCRIVPPIKLVEAMAMGKPVLVPDLPVFKDEVGSCRSVRFFKAGDVQDLARVLDEAFQVGPEVLAQDGALAREEASQRRSWADFVVHALPVGTHS
- the pgi gene encoding glucose-6-phosphate isomerase; protein product: MSVNSPNLPCAAPLPGLPEWAGFCEAARRSDHYALDLHCLKAAGLQVDLSGQRHSPELQTAGAALLAARHFDTARQQLLNGGIVNSTEQRAAWHSALRAPAPTAEVAKERERMNEFVRVADSERRWRNIIHIGIGGSDWGVRLSLAAFGYRHSWRNVRFLANIDGHALEHALSGMDPHDTLIVIASKSFTTTETLKNGQRALEWLQAAGVANPYEQIVAVTARPDTASNWGVPQKQIFQFWDWVGGRFSLWSAVSLTTALAVSSDVVAGMLSGAAAMDQHFQETPIATNVPVQMALAGVVNRSVLGYGSLNISPYDFRLGNLVPYIQQLDMESLGKSVTTSGEPVGLATGAAVWGLAGTDAQHTFYQWLHQGSDGAPVDFIVCQQADHNQAEHHNLLLANCLAQREALMRGKTYEQALAECEKQGLGEQASKLAHHRVHSGGRPNTLIVLPRLNPFSLGALLALYEHKIFVQALIWGINPFDQWGVEYGKVLANGILQELSGEKETSAEHDASTRHWIDVFKA
- a CDS encoding glycosyltransferase, with protein sequence MIVSIFAYLIQALFLLVVGAFALYVVLELRVLLISRRVERRKLSELVQTSASVQQDWYPKVSVLLPIYNEAAVVERLIDAACRLDYPVSALEILVLDDSTDKTALLAQNKVNQLASQGVPIRRIQRADRTGYKAGNLVHGIQHSQGEFFAIFDADFLPPADFLQRTIPPFKDAKLGFLQTGIGYENRDHSFLTRFQAMEMGHQQYVTVGLSEDGDMASLSGSSCVWRRACVEALGGWNASTITEDVDLGYRAQFGDWKYAYLRDVVSMSTLPENISAFRVQRERWGRGLIHSAFKHLGQMWQQDMPLMKRMHAFSMMFSSVMLASIYALILLSLPLNYLLDFDHVVLLWGAPLFFLLVAVWALNNAFGARKGARFDDRPGVLGTLWHTYLYVAMFPPMAWYYFVGGVRAAFKVYGEFNRTPKGEGEKAARQPRINLYLLIGEVFTFLYSALALYVAIRMGNYLLVPLNATVCVGFGMVLYWSFQERRARGRS
- a CDS encoding CgeB family protein; amino-acid sequence: MIGRAIRALGARIYTHPTVSEDGKPTGQFGRLKVALVSDYFTADCLSAECSIRILNPRNYEEVISSWKPDLLFVESVFHGLGGAWRYELAKQSRLIRLRTPRTIYKLVQFAKDQGVPTVFWNKDDGAYFEHFIDVAKAFDYVFTTDSDCLPRYRARLNPDVPVNTLSMPYQPAFHHFTGFGFTRKEGCFTGSYYRRILSERRRFLDMIFGACEDAQMHLNAYDRNHDRLSRHLEFRFPRSTHLQVHSQVPHRETGRIYKEHVMCLNVNSVTDSDTMCSRRLLEILASGGIAVTNPGRAVDRYFRDFCHVVHSREQASELFSRLRQGPSAQDCERAAAGAAYVRQFHTWEHRLQELADVVGF
- a CDS encoding SDR family NAD(P)-dependent oxidoreductase, whose product is MGVAEPAGQERILITGATSAIGGELALHYAKPGTELTLHGRNAAILEPLAERCRLAGAQVKTYQLDLRDLDALHACLSQCAAFDLVIVNAGMNIHVGPNGEPEAWEDTELLLDINVKASLRVVQSVLPAMRARGRGQIALMSSLAAYFGLPTTPSYSASKAAVKAYGEGLRGWLAPEGIKVNVVMPGYVSSPMCDAMPGPKPFLWTPNKAARRIARGLKANKARISFPFPLNLGCWFLAVLPARVSVFILSKIGYDA
- a CDS encoding polysaccharide deacetylase — protein: MDQHVQRLVWGEHPTGTAGIREMCSIGDEFGAKHVFFVDLCATLTQQSEMLEAVRWLDQQGQDVQLHAHPETLPKSFWVDHGLDHRPALMNEYKDQARAEFVFRHFGKLISDVTGKPILAHRAGSFRWNALTIRALQAVGIPLSFNQSMRAALLKRCPTGQPDCLPYAWSNGTIEVPVTERFSPGVLDAKPDRWSSLTYPESSYFQYGSRPTTFWKDPLWSLPKVSVVLMHSWSLLDLDENGHFQYTNDRLLEGYRLFLQRVVKDYDVITTADFLDLQARGKIRLSRTVNLEQVETQV